Proteins encoded in a region of the Sulfurovum xiamenensis genome:
- the soxY gene encoding thiosulfate oxidation carrier protein SoxY, with the protein MERRNFIKSICAASAVAATVTPSALFAKEAPKGGNILSYDAAVAAITGGKAVADSDKVKLTVPEIAENGAVVPVKVDVDHPMEENNYVKAIHVLSTKNGNARCADVMLTPLNGKGYFATRIKLGGTQDVVALVELSNGTFIKSAKSVKVTIGGCG; encoded by the coding sequence ATGGAAAGAAGAAATTTTATAAAAAGTATCTGTGCAGCATCAGCTGTAGCAGCGACAGTGACACCTTCGGCATTATTTGCAAAAGAAGCACCAAAGGGTGGAAATATATTGAGTTATGATGCAGCAGTAGCAGCTATCACAGGTGGAAAAGCAGTAGCAGACAGTGATAAAGTGAAGTTAACAGTACCTGAAATTGCAGAAAATGGTGCGGTTGTACCTGTAAAAGTTGATGTAGATCATCCTATGGAAGAAAACAATTATGTAAAAGCGATCCATGTATTGAGTACCAAAAATGGTAATGCAAGATGTGCAGATGTCATGCTTACACCGTTAAATGGAAAAGGATATTTTGCAACAAGAATCAAATTGGGTGGAACACAAGATGTAGTTGCCTTGGTAGAGCTTAGCAATGGTACATTTATAAAGTCAGCGAAAAGTGTTAAAGTAACAATCGGTGGATGTGGTTGA
- the soxZ gene encoding thiosulfate oxidation carrier complex protein SoxZ gives MAERKSMIKIKPKKFKVGDTVKVDFIVIHPMDTGLQKDKKTGEIIPAHFIDNITFSLDGKPFTTMKVWETVSTNPYFSVNLKVPGKGTITVDYTDNTGEKNSKSKKLKPKG, from the coding sequence ATGGCAGAAAGAAAGTCAATGATAAAAATTAAACCTAAAAAGTTTAAGGTGGGAGATACAGTAAAGGTTGATTTTATTGTAATTCACCCGATGGATACAGGATTACAAAAAGATAAAAAAACTGGAGAGATCATCCCAGCACACTTTATAGATAATATTACTTTCTCATTAGATGGTAAGCCATTTACAACTATGAAAGTGTGGGAAACTGTTTCAACAAACCCTTATTTTTCAGTGAACCTAAAAGTACCTGGTAAAGGTACGATCACAGTTGATTATACAGACAATACGGGTGAGAAAAACTCTAAGAGTAAAAAACTTAAACCAAAAGGATAA
- the soxA gene encoding sulfur oxidation c-type cytochrome SoxA, which translates to MKRVILPLALLTAMGTVTVSASEQFAMSDADRAMYSEMLENNPADIFVEEGGEIFEEEIGGEAALAKFLGISEKELPKYVAGFPRYIKKLGNVVGLDQVMQAMQVEQGKEKTPLKSGKMFSMLAYVKSLANDEVINIDVNADEHIKAAYALGEEVYMTPRGGRGLACNSCHSADIIGQVLRTQPLPDLGENNVAGTWPAYRMTKSSLRTTQRRFQGCMNNALLAVIPLGSKEMNALEVYVNKLAADKQKTMAIPGLKR; encoded by the coding sequence ATGAAAAGAGTCATATTACCATTAGCTCTTTTGACGGCTATGGGGACTGTAACGGTAAGTGCCAGTGAGCAGTTCGCTATGAGTGATGCTGATAGAGCTATGTATTCAGAAATGTTAGAAAATAATCCCGCTGATATCTTTGTAGAAGAAGGTGGAGAGATTTTTGAAGAAGAGATAGGTGGAGAAGCAGCTTTAGCAAAATTTTTAGGTATTTCTGAAAAAGAGTTGCCAAAATACGTTGCTGGTTTCCCAAGATATATCAAAAAGCTTGGTAATGTTGTAGGACTTGACCAAGTCATGCAAGCAATGCAGGTAGAGCAGGGTAAAGAGAAAACACCACTCAAATCAGGGAAAATGTTCTCTATGCTTGCTTATGTGAAATCATTGGCAAATGATGAAGTGATCAATATCGATGTCAATGCAGATGAACACATCAAAGCAGCGTATGCATTAGGTGAAGAAGTATATATGACACCAAGAGGAGGAAGAGGACTTGCTTGTAACTCTTGTCACAGTGCAGATATCATTGGACAAGTACTTCGAACACAACCACTTCCGGATCTTGGTGAGAATAATGTTGCTGGTACATGGCCGGCATACCGTATGACAAAGTCAAGTCTTAGAACCACACAAAGAAGATTTCAAGGATGTATGAACAATGCATTGCTTGCAGTCATTCCTTTAGGATCTAAAGAGATGAATGCTTTGGAAGTATACGTAAATAAACTTGCAGCGGATAAGCAAAAAACTATGGCCATCCCTGGATTGAAGAGATAA
- the soxB gene encoding thiosulfohydrolase SoxB, with the protein MEIDRRDFLQIAATLGLLGATGGTNLFAGEAGKERIKKLSFSDIVDFKAKGKATILHICDLHAHLKPLYWREPSTLISAKNLVGTPGFICGESFQKYYGIQPGSLDAYFDTHNDFTELAKKFGKMGGIAHMKPIIDHVKKERGEENVILVDSGDTWQGTAVALKTDGEAIVDAQNYLGVDVMVGHWEFTYGKERVQELIGMLKGDFISQNVIDNDPFSDEFEELIFPPYSIQEIGGAKIGIIGQSFPFTSTANPKKFTEGWSFALRHETLQEYVNELRNEKKVDAVVVLSHDGFSVDQELAKKVTGVDFILSGHTHDPSPEPIIVNDTVIIISGSHGKYISRLDLDIKDKKVAGYSYKLIPVASNLIPADKAGEELIEKWYKPYNEELNEVLGTTKGLLYKRDTFYSTFDSLIGMAIQDEMKCDINFNPGYRWGTTVLPGDDILKDNVYEMTAITYPEVYTFDLKGKVIAKLMEDIADNVFNSNPLLQQGGDMSRITGASYSITISAPSGKRISDFMIGGKPIDMEKTYRVSSWGGNLQNVGENLDKKAIRPVYEVVSDYIRRQKVIDIPMESNVKILDMDCGCPVEGAKCS; encoded by the coding sequence ATGGAAATAGATAGACGAGACTTCCTCCAGATCGCAGCAACATTAGGTTTGCTGGGTGCAACTGGAGGAACAAATCTTTTTGCCGGTGAAGCCGGTAAAGAGCGTATTAAAAAATTGAGTTTTTCAGATATAGTAGATTTCAAGGCAAAAGGTAAAGCAACGATTTTACATATTTGTGATTTGCATGCGCACCTTAAGCCACTCTATTGGAGAGAGCCATCTACACTTATTTCTGCAAAGAATTTGGTGGGAACACCAGGATTCATCTGTGGTGAGAGTTTTCAAAAATATTATGGTATCCAGCCAGGTTCATTAGATGCATATTTTGATACGCATAATGATTTTACAGAACTTGCTAAGAAGTTCGGTAAGATGGGTGGTATCGCTCATATGAAGCCGATCATTGATCATGTCAAAAAAGAGAGAGGCGAAGAAAACGTCATTCTTGTAGACAGTGGTGATACATGGCAAGGTACAGCAGTTGCACTTAAAACTGACGGTGAAGCGATCGTCGATGCACAAAACTATTTGGGTGTAGATGTGATGGTTGGACACTGGGAATTTACCTATGGCAAGGAACGTGTGCAAGAACTTATCGGTATGTTAAAAGGAGATTTTATCTCTCAAAATGTTATCGATAATGATCCATTCTCGGATGAGTTTGAAGAGCTGATCTTCCCACCATACTCTATCCAGGAGATAGGCGGAGCAAAGATCGGTATCATCGGTCAGTCATTCCCGTTCACTTCTACGGCAAACCCTAAAAAGTTTACGGAAGGATGGAGTTTTGCACTACGTCATGAAACACTTCAAGAGTATGTGAATGAACTTCGTAATGAGAAAAAAGTAGACGCAGTCGTTGTACTGAGTCATGATGGATTCTCTGTAGACCAGGAACTGGCTAAGAAAGTGACAGGTGTTGACTTTATCTTAAGTGGGCATACTCATGATCCTAGCCCGGAGCCGATTATTGTGAATGACACAGTGATTATCATCTCTGGTAGCCATGGTAAATATATCTCTAGACTTGATCTGGATATCAAAGATAAAAAAGTAGCGGGTTACAGTTATAAACTTATCCCTGTAGCTTCAAATCTTATCCCTGCAGATAAAGCAGGTGAAGAGCTGATTGAAAAATGGTATAAACCTTACAATGAAGAGCTCAATGAAGTACTAGGTACAACCAAAGGACTTCTCTATAAAAGAGATACATTCTATTCAACGTTTGATTCACTTATAGGTATGGCGATTCAAGACGAGATGAAGTGTGATATTAACTTTAACCCAGGATATAGATGGGGGACAACAGTACTTCCGGGTGATGACATCTTAAAAGACAATGTCTATGAGATGACAGCGATCACATACCCTGAGGTTTATACATTTGACCTCAAAGGTAAAGTGATAGCAAAATTGATGGAAGATATAGCAGATAATGTATTTAATTCTAACCCGCTTTTACAACAAGGTGGTGACATGAGTAGAATCACGGGTGCAAGTTACAGTATCACTATCTCTGCTCCATCTGGTAAGCGTATCTCAGACTTTATGATCGGTGGTAAGCCTATTGATATGGAAAAAACCTATAGGGTCTCATCATGGGGAGGAAACTTGCAGAATGTAGGTGAAAACCTTGATAAAAAAGCGATACGTCCAGTCTATGAAGTGGTTAGTGATTACATTCGTAGACAAAAAGTGATCGACATTCCGATGGAGTCTAATGTGAAAATATTGGATATGGATTGTGGATGTCCGGTCGAAGGTGCGAAGTGTTCATAA
- a CDS encoding MBL fold metallo-hydrolase, which translates to MKSIIALCLFLWTAQAYEYALTPVKVSEDVHCFFGALENITKENGGNMVNTCFVQTKQGFVVIDSGPTYAYAKQAYTQMQMIENLPVKYVINTHDHDDHWLGNSFYKSKDALLIGPRTYEQNVVVGMETRMQRTLGSEIYGKTEIVSLDTVVDNNLTLNVGGKILEIQQLVSKAHTQGDLIVYLPDEKVLFAGDLVFNGRVTSIRDGSIIGSIKALEKIEARHPKVIIGGHGYKTDANATQALKSYLLEMKEAVLDALDNDVSIEQVTKKVTMPKYKEMKLYDILHSRNVFEAYRELEMYDEDEE; encoded by the coding sequence ATGAAGAGCATCATAGCACTGTGTCTTTTTTTATGGACGGCACAGGCGTACGAGTATGCTTTGACGCCTGTCAAGGTCTCTGAAGATGTACATTGCTTTTTTGGTGCACTTGAAAATATCACCAAGGAAAACGGTGGTAATATGGTTAATACATGTTTTGTTCAAACAAAACAAGGGTTTGTTGTCATAGACAGCGGCCCTACGTATGCCTATGCCAAGCAGGCATATACCCAGATGCAAATGATAGAAAATCTCCCTGTAAAGTATGTCATCAATACACATGATCATGACGACCATTGGTTAGGTAATAGTTTTTATAAAAGCAAAGATGCTTTGTTGATAGGTCCAAGGACATATGAACAAAATGTAGTTGTAGGTATGGAAACACGAATGCAGCGTACTCTGGGCAGTGAAATATACGGAAAGACAGAGATCGTCAGTCTTGACACTGTTGTAGATAACAACCTTACACTCAATGTCGGCGGCAAGATCCTTGAAATTCAACAATTGGTATCAAAAGCACACACCCAGGGGGATCTTATCGTATACTTACCTGATGAAAAAGTACTATTCGCGGGAGATCTAGTGTTTAACGGAAGAGTCACTTCCATACGTGACGGTTCGATCATAGGTTCCATTAAGGCATTGGAAAAAATAGAGGCAAGACATCCGAAAGTGATCATCGGCGGTCATGGATATAAAACTGATGCGAATGCTACACAGGCACTCAAATCCTACCTTCTTGAAATGAAAGAAGCGGTACTTGATGCATTGGATAATGATGTTTCTATAGAACAGGTCACTAAAAAAGTCACTATGCCAAAATATAAAGAAATGAAACTTTATGATATATTGCACAGCCGTAATGTCTTTGAAGCGTATCGAGAACTTGAAATGTATGATGAGGATGAAGAATGA
- a CDS encoding thioredoxin fold domain-containing protein: MRIALAMLLYVYALYAMEGKEVYEKKCASCHQGYIPMSKLKENFQDYNNTLLKLTAPTLNQLSYRLKKSIGDPKGDNEIHRMEVAAFISEYVLNPDRQKSLCLDEVMQSFETMPSLKGKVSEEELEAVSTYIYDFDEKVVEKNSVQYEGFEKALQKAKNEHKIIMLKVMTKDCYYCRKMDREVMVEKEVVDMLEKDFISVAIDISTTELPLGLKAEFTPSFIFIDENSKVLMNLPGAWNKMDFLDILREAKKKQR; the protein is encoded by the coding sequence ATGAGAATAGCGTTAGCTATGTTGTTATATGTCTATGCACTTTATGCAATGGAAGGCAAGGAAGTATATGAAAAAAAATGCGCTTCTTGTCATCAAGGTTATATCCCTATGTCTAAACTCAAAGAGAATTTCCAAGATTATAACAATACCCTGCTAAAGCTGACTGCACCCACGTTAAACCAGCTCTCTTATAGATTAAAAAAGAGCATTGGGGACCCTAAAGGGGATAATGAGATACATCGTATGGAAGTGGCTGCATTTATCAGTGAGTATGTACTGAATCCAGATAGACAAAAAAGTCTTTGTTTAGACGAAGTGATGCAGTCTTTTGAAACCATGCCTAGTCTTAAAGGAAAGGTGAGTGAAGAGGAACTTGAAGCAGTCAGTACCTATATTTATGATTTTGACGAGAAGGTCGTAGAGAAAAATAGTGTACAATATGAAGGGTTTGAAAAAGCATTGCAAAAGGCAAAGAATGAGCATAAGATCATTATGCTTAAGGTAATGACAAAAGATTGTTACTATTGTAGAAAAATGGATAGAGAGGTAATGGTGGAAAAAGAAGTGGTCGATATGCTGGAAAAGGACTTTATCTCTGTTGCGATCGATATTTCTACAACTGAGCTTCCTTTGGGATTAAAAGCCGAATTTACGCCAAGTTTTATTTTTATAGATGAAAATTCTAAAGTATTAATGAATCTTCCTGGTGCATGGAATAAAATGGATTTTCTGGATATCTTAAGAGAAGCCAAAAAGAAACAAAGGTAA
- a CDS encoding DsrE family protein produces MKKILILLACVLSFTVAETEFAEPKPAIDNPRQLVFGIPSGDVKEINRILSTVNNVMKFYRPENTEVVIVAYGQGLKSLLKKGDADVRKRIEALMTYDVEFIACGNTMRTLHIEKKDLLDDIGFATAGIVEIIERQLRGYTYAQP; encoded by the coding sequence ATGAAAAAAATATTGATATTGCTCGCATGCGTATTGAGTTTTACTGTAGCAGAGACAGAGTTTGCAGAACCAAAGCCTGCCATTGATAATCCTAGACAGCTTGTATTTGGTATACCTAGCGGTGATGTAAAAGAGATAAACCGTATTTTAAGTACGGTGAACAATGTGATGAAATTCTATAGACCGGAAAACACCGAAGTGGTTATCGTGGCCTATGGACAGGGATTAAAGTCTTTACTGAAAAAGGGAGATGCGGATGTACGGAAACGTATAGAAGCACTTATGACCTATGATGTAGAGTTCATTGCGTGCGGAAACACCATGAGGACACTGCATATCGAGAAAAAAGACCTGCTTGATGACATTGGGTTTGCAACCGCAGGGATCGTTGAGATCATAGAAAGGCAACTTCGGGGCTATACCTATGCCCAACCATGA
- a CDS encoding DUF302 domain-containing protein: MKLLVKGMLCASLIVSGVIAQETVKGAAQAPAAMKNTAPDIEVFTSENADGKITPASIEQAFKDAGFVISANRDMNGPFVKQFKESGFDIYNLFTLYKPDAVLELVKKYPNVGLFAPMSMSIYTKKGEKKISVSSLTVEAMAKIMKTPADDKTLHDLRALVKQTLKKAMPNGSFETLPYVQTEPKGELVTNYSMEMDPDEWEDQLEEFKMGFEGELAPNGFVIAGHNNLGDDFEESNYEAFDFYEVYSICKLPVIYTIAKTRPEAGAYAPCSLYLSKKKDEEEMKLGFPSVYNWMSSMAIESKEDIEVLENAQAGMRKILSGLTE, translated from the coding sequence ATGAAATTGTTAGTTAAAGGGATGCTTTGTGCATCATTGATCGTCTCGGGTGTAATAGCTCAAGAAACTGTAAAGGGTGCAGCTCAAGCACCTGCTGCTATGAAAAATACCGCTCCGGATATAGAAGTCTTCACTTCAGAGAACGCAGATGGTAAGATCACTCCAGCAAGTATAGAACAGGCATTTAAAGATGCAGGTTTTGTTATCTCTGCGAATAGGGATATGAATGGCCCTTTTGTGAAGCAGTTTAAAGAATCAGGTTTTGATATCTATAATCTTTTCACGTTGTATAAACCGGATGCCGTTCTGGAACTGGTAAAGAAATACCCAAATGTAGGTCTTTTCGCACCTATGAGTATGTCGATCTATACGAAAAAAGGTGAAAAAAAGATCTCTGTCTCTTCTCTAACAGTCGAAGCGATGGCAAAGATCATGAAAACTCCGGCTGATGACAAAACGCTTCATGACCTAAGAGCACTGGTCAAGCAGACATTAAAAAAAGCCATGCCAAATGGTTCATTTGAAACATTACCATATGTGCAAACAGAGCCAAAAGGTGAACTCGTTACGAATTACAGTATGGAGATGGACCCAGATGAGTGGGAAGATCAATTAGAAGAGTTCAAAATGGGCTTTGAAGGCGAGCTTGCACCGAATGGCTTTGTCATCGCAGGACATAATAATTTGGGTGATGACTTTGAAGAGTCAAACTACGAAGCATTTGATTTTTATGAAGTCTACTCTATCTGTAAACTACCGGTGATCTACACTATCGCTAAAACGAGACCGGAAGCAGGAGCCTATGCGCCATGTTCACTCTATCTCAGTAAAAAGAAAGATGAAGAGGAGATGAAACTAGGATTTCCTTCTGTCTATAACTGGATGAGCTCTATGGCTATAGAGAGTAAAGAAGATATCGAAGTCTTGGAAAATGCACAGGCGGGTATGAGAAAAATATTAAGTGGGCTTACTGAATAG
- a CDS encoding 4Fe-4S dicluster domain-containing protein, with translation MKLGFLVDLNLCMGCKGCEIACKVENEVPLSTWRLRVKYIDLGTFPDTRRSFTPLRCNHCESAPCERICPVSALHYLENGIVNIDSDRCIGCAGCMMACPYGAIYMDPETNTADKCTYCAHRIESGMMPACVVACPVEANIFGDIEDDHSHISLYIMEHKGAVQVRKPEKHTSPTHFYVGGGNATLNPLAHQRIEGFSLFNDITHLEHVGDKNHGILDRFLAPFTGHHGPTDNASFIESATDTESHEQEGGH, from the coding sequence ATGAAATTAGGTTTCTTAGTTGACCTTAACCTATGTATGGGTTGTAAAGGTTGTGAGATTGCTTGTAAAGTGGAAAATGAAGTTCCATTGAGTACTTGGCGTTTACGTGTTAAATATATAGATTTGGGAACATTCCCTGACACTAGAAGATCATTTACACCATTACGTTGTAATCACTGTGAGAGTGCACCATGTGAGCGTATCTGTCCAGTATCGGCATTACATTATCTAGAGAATGGTATTGTAAACATTGACAGTGATAGATGTATCGGTTGTGCTGGTTGTATGATGGCATGTCCTTATGGAGCGATCTATATGGATCCTGAAACAAATACAGCAGATAAATGTACTTACTGTGCACACCGTATTGAGAGTGGTATGATGCCAGCATGTGTGGTTGCATGTCCGGTTGAAGCAAATATCTTTGGTGATATTGAAGATGACCACAGTCATATTTCACTTTATATTATGGAACACAAAGGTGCTGTTCAAGTACGTAAACCAGAAAAGCATACAAGCCCAACGCACTTTTATGTAGGTGGTGGTAATGCAACATTGAACCCACTTGCACATCAGAGAATTGAAGGATTCAGTCTCTTTAATGACATTACTCACCTAGAGCATGTAGGTGATAAAAATCACGGTATCCTTGACAGATTCTTAGCACCGTTTACTGGACACCATGGTCCAACAGATAACGCAAGTTTTATTGAATCAGCGACAGATACTGAATCACATGAACAAGAGGGAGGTCACTAA
- the nrfD gene encoding NrfD/PsrC family molybdoenzyme membrane anchor subunit — translation MVESTINATQAVVTLDVPIQGLVWGSIITVNMWAKSIGTGVVFLAAFLWFRHKKDEMPNLRWLMPVLAFVSLNVFLLFTLIDLHQPYRMIHIFTHPHWTSSITVGAWMASLFLAIITILMVIGVADAFPGLGGKKCKLTAIARNNSGFYEKIMPFMVFLAIPVTTYTAIIMAQSSARELWQAPTEVMQMMWAALMAGSAALIFISGSWSKEARKDLALVLTFAVFFSFMMYMGEYFFSFKSSEAEAVLAYVHSGGAYSVEFWFGMTLGFIIPFFLGMSYMKSENMTLLRFAAILALVGLFLVKDVWLKIPQMLPLS, via the coding sequence ATGGTAGAAAGTACAATTAACGCAACTCAAGCAGTAGTTACACTCGATGTACCAATTCAGGGACTTGTTTGGGGTAGTATTATTACTGTAAACATGTGGGCAAAAAGTATCGGTACAGGTGTTGTCTTTTTAGCGGCATTCCTATGGTTTAGACATAAAAAAGATGAAATGCCTAACTTAAGATGGCTTATGCCTGTACTTGCATTCGTATCACTGAACGTATTTTTATTGTTTACATTGATAGATCTACATCAGCCATACAGAATGATACATATATTCACGCATCCTCATTGGACTTCATCAATTACTGTGGGTGCATGGATGGCATCACTTTTCCTAGCTATCATTACGATCCTTATGGTTATCGGTGTAGCAGATGCGTTTCCAGGTCTTGGTGGTAAGAAGTGTAAACTTACTGCAATAGCTAGAAACAACTCTGGATTTTATGAAAAGATCATGCCATTCATGGTATTCCTGGCGATTCCTGTAACAACATATACAGCGATCATTATGGCACAATCTAGTGCAAGAGAGTTATGGCAAGCACCAACTGAAGTGATGCAAATGATGTGGGCAGCACTTATGGCCGGTTCTGCAGCACTTATCTTTATTTCTGGTTCATGGAGTAAAGAAGCAAGAAAAGATTTAGCACTTGTACTTACATTCGCTGTATTCTTTAGTTTCATGATGTATATGGGTGAGTATTTCTTCTCATTCAAATCTTCAGAGGCAGAAGCCGTTTTAGCCTATGTACATTCAGGCGGAGCATATAGTGTTGAATTCTGGTTTGGTATGACACTTGGATTTATTATCCCATTCTTCTTAGGAATGAGTTACATGAAATCAGAAAACATGACGCTGCTTAGATTTGCAGCTATTTTAGCATTGGTAGGGTTATTCTTGGTAAAAGATGTATGGCTTAAGATCCCACAAATGTTACCATTAAGTTAA